In Aquabacterium sp. OR-4, the following proteins share a genomic window:
- a CDS encoding carbohydrate-binding domain-containing protein gives MGLRAWMGLGVCAAALLLGGCGGGGGSAEPATSSGDSTSGGSTGGTTTVSAPTISAQPASASVVAGTAVTFSVVASGTGLSYQWLKDGITIASATGASHSLSATTTADAGSYTVTVSNSAGSVTSSAAVLTVSAASSGSGSGSGSGSGTSTTAETWNIGTGANPADLHEGLGFRRIAIALDTLAVSSSDSALAITGSGSGSTRSVTLDGATVVTITEDSLGLTIDASLPAGTLPEFALSGSYGRTVTVLSSGAYKLSLEGVAIASANGPALNLQSKQRAFVVLAAGSSNTLGDTSSYSARTLADGTAMDLKAAFFGEGPILLSGSGSLSVTSAAKHALASDAHVRLRSGQLTLAATKKDGLRANNAVVIDGGALAITTPAGKGLKVEGREDSVQPLGFIAINAGTLTITSHDKAITAAWESAEDGSTTTLADDPDPRVTINGGTITIVTTGTPFEDTNTADGDSSLSPEGIEAKSVLTINGGNIDVRSTDDALNAGTAIVINGGRIYAAASANDAIDSNGTLSITGGVVVAHGANGAEGGLDCDSNTFTITGGIFIGAGGRNSTPTRSVTTQNTVILRSLQAQSYTLRDASGLAAFSFMLPKASSSVLVGAPAITTGTSYSLVAGGTLASQGENVNGLILTPGAHSGGTVQLSFTVSSTVSQP, from the coding sequence ATGGGACTGCGTGCGTGGATGGGGCTGGGGGTGTGTGCGGCGGCGTTGCTGCTGGGCGGCTGTGGCGGGGGCGGCGGGTCGGCTGAGCCGGCGACCAGCAGCGGTGACAGCACCAGCGGCGGCAGCACCGGCGGCACCACCACGGTCAGCGCGCCCACCATCAGCGCCCAGCCGGCATCGGCCAGCGTGGTGGCGGGCACGGCGGTCACGTTCAGCGTGGTGGCCAGCGGCACCGGCCTGAGCTACCAGTGGCTGAAGGACGGCATCACCATCGCCTCGGCCACCGGCGCCAGCCACAGCCTCAGCGCCACCACCACGGCCGATGCCGGCAGCTACACCGTGACGGTGAGCAACAGCGCCGGCAGCGTGACCAGCAGCGCCGCGGTGCTGACCGTCAGCGCCGCCAGCAGCGGCTCGGGCAGCGGCAGTGGGAGCGGCTCTGGAACCAGCACCACCGCCGAGACCTGGAACATCGGCACCGGCGCCAACCCGGCCGATCTGCACGAAGGCCTCGGCTTCCGGCGCATCGCCATCGCGCTGGACACGCTGGCGGTCAGCAGCAGCGACAGCGCGCTGGCCATCACCGGCAGCGGCAGCGGCAGCACCCGCAGCGTGACGCTGGACGGCGCCACCGTGGTCACGATCACCGAAGACAGCCTGGGCCTGACCATCGACGCCAGCCTGCCCGCCGGCACGCTGCCCGAGTTTGCGCTCAGCGGCAGCTATGGCCGCACGGTCACGGTGCTCAGCAGTGGCGCCTACAAGCTGTCGCTGGAGGGCGTGGCGATCGCCAGCGCCAACGGCCCGGCGCTGAACCTGCAGTCGAAGCAGCGCGCCTTCGTGGTGCTGGCCGCCGGCAGCAGCAACACGCTGGGCGACACCAGCAGCTACAGCGCCCGCACGCTGGCCGATGGCACGGCCATGGACCTGAAGGCCGCGTTCTTTGGCGAAGGGCCCATCTTGCTCTCGGGCAGCGGCAGCCTGTCGGTCACATCGGCCGCCAAGCATGCGCTGGCCAGCGATGCCCATGTGCGCCTGCGCTCAGGCCAACTGACGCTGGCCGCCACCAAGAAGGACGGCCTGCGTGCCAACAACGCAGTGGTGATCGACGGCGGTGCGCTGGCCATCACCACGCCGGCCGGCAAGGGCCTGAAGGTGGAGGGCCGGGAAGACAGCGTGCAGCCGCTGGGCTTCATCGCCATCAATGCCGGCACGCTGACCATCACCAGCCACGACAAGGCGATCACCGCCGCGTGGGAGTCGGCCGAAGACGGCAGCACCACCACCCTGGCCGACGACCCCGATCCGCGCGTGACCATCAACGGCGGCACGATCACCATCGTGACCACCGGCACGCCTTTCGAAGACACCAACACCGCCGACGGCGACAGCTCGCTCAGCCCCGAGGGCATCGAGGCCAAGTCGGTGCTCACCATCAACGGCGGCAACATCGACGTGCGCAGCACCGACGACGCGCTGAACGCCGGCACCGCCATCGTCATCAACGGCGGGCGCATCTACGCCGCGGCCAGCGCCAACGACGCCATCGATTCCAACGGCACGCTCAGCATCACCGGCGGCGTGGTGGTGGCCCATGGCGCCAACGGTGCCGAAGGCGGGCTGGACTGCGACAGCAACACCTTCACCATCACCGGCGGCATCTTCATCGGCGCGGGCGGGCGCAACAGCACGCCCACGCGCAGCGTGACCACGCAGAACACGGTGATCCTGCGCAGCCTGCAGGCCCAGAGCTACACGCTGCGCGATGCCAGCGGCCTGGCGGCGTTCTCGTTCATGCTGCCCAAGGCCAGCAGCTCGGTGCTGGTGGGTGCGCCGGCCATCACCACCGGCACCAGCTACAGCCTGGTGGCCGGCGGCACGCTGGCCAGCCAGGGCGAAAACGTCAACGGCCTGATCCTCACGCCCGGCGCGCACAGCGGCGGCACGGTGCAGTTGAGTTTCACGGTCAGCAGTACCGTCTCCCAACCCTGA
- a CDS encoding SRPBCC family protein encodes MPCQPQPRAHRRRLVTTAALLAAATALSLPAQAHGPTRQKVVETISIAAPAAKVWARIAAFDGLKNWHPAVAESPADQGNAEGSVRHLRLKGGGELFEKLEGYSAEQMKYSYRARDGGALPVTNYTATLQVRPDGEGRSTVEWRGAFYRGHPNNDPPPDRNDEAAVRAVTAVYQAGLAQLKKLTEAP; translated from the coding sequence GTGCCCTGCCAGCCCCAGCCCCGCGCCCACCGGCGCCGCCTTGTCACCACCGCCGCGCTGCTGGCGGCCGCCACCGCGCTGTCGCTGCCGGCGCAGGCCCATGGCCCGACCCGGCAGAAGGTGGTCGAGACCATCAGCATTGCCGCGCCGGCGGCCAAGGTGTGGGCACGCATCGCGGCCTTTGACGGCCTGAAGAACTGGCATCCGGCCGTGGCCGAGAGCCCGGCCGACCAGGGCAATGCCGAAGGTTCGGTGCGCCACCTGCGGCTGAAGGGCGGCGGCGAGCTGTTCGAGAAGCTCGAGGGCTACAGCGCCGAGCAGATGAAGTACAGCTACCGCGCCCGCGACGGCGGTGCGCTGCCGGTCACCAACTACACCGCCACGCTGCAGGTGCGGCCCGATGGCGAGGGCCGCAGCACCGTGGAATGGCGCGGCGCCTTCTACCGCGGCCACCCCAACAACGACCCGCCGCCCGACCGCAATGACGAAGCCGCGGTGCGCGCGGTGACCGCCGTCTACCAGGCGGGCCTGGCCCAGCTCAAGAAGCTGACCGAGGCGCCGTGA
- a CDS encoding c-type cytochrome: MLRKFLLLNLALVGACNAAAGDALYTVVDGYKVDPQTMKGFRTWRQAACDRCHGANQEGMVGPSLVVSLKTLSKDDFVKVVRDGRLDKGMQSFGSSEAVMNNIDQLYAYLKGRSDGAITRSKVEPISP, translated from the coding sequence ATGCTCAGGAAGTTTTTGCTGCTCAACCTTGCCCTGGTGGGCGCCTGCAATGCCGCGGCCGGCGATGCGCTGTACACCGTGGTCGACGGCTACAAGGTCGATCCCCAGACCATGAAGGGCTTTCGCACCTGGCGCCAGGCGGCCTGCGACCGCTGCCATGGTGCCAATCAGGAAGGCATGGTCGGCCCCTCGCTGGTGGTCAGCCTCAAGACCCTGAGCAAGGACGATTTCGTCAAGGTGGTGCGCGACGGCCGCCTCGACAAGGGCATGCAGAGCTTCGGCTCCAGCGAGGCGGTGATGAACAACATCGACCAGCTGTATGCCTACCTCAAGGGCCGTTCCGACGGCGCCATCACCCGCTCCAAGGTCGAGCCGATCTCGCCATGA
- the xoxF gene encoding PQQ-dependent ethylene glycol dehydrogenase XoxF: MWSCVGLALLALPGLALANADVEKHIANPKNWAMQAGDMYNQRYSQLKQINASNVGKLQVAWTFSTGVLRGHEGSPLVVDGKMYLHSPFPNKVFAIDLDTQKILWKYEPKQDPAVIPQMCCDTVNRGLAYAEGKVILQQADSNLIALDAKSGKLLWSVKNGEPKLGAVNTNAPHVFKDKVITGISGGEWGVRGFIAAYNLSDGKLAWKGYSVGPDSEMLIDPDRTTTWTDGAVKPVGKDSSLKTWQGDQWKIGGGTTWGWYSYDKALNAMFYGTGNPSTWNPAQRPGDNKWSMSIWSRDVDSGRVNWVYQMTPFDEWDFDGINEMILADIPVKGKMTKALVHFDRNGFGYTMDRTNGALLVAEKFDPAVNWATHVDMKSGRPQVVPRYSTAKNGPDVNTKGICPAALGSKDQQPASFDPETKLFYVPTNHVCMDYEPFKVEYTAGQPYVGATLSMFPAPASHGGMGNYITWDAGTGKIVQSKAEKFSVWSGSLNTAGGLSCYGTLEGYLKCVDKKDINKELFKFKTPSGIIGNVFTYEHKGKQFLGVFSGIGGWAGIGMAAGLEKDTDGLGAVGGYRELSQYTELGGSLTVFALPN; this comes from the coding sequence GTGTGGTCGTGTGTGGGCCTGGCGCTGCTGGCGCTGCCAGGCCTGGCACTGGCCAACGCCGATGTCGAGAAACACATCGCCAACCCCAAGAACTGGGCGATGCAGGCTGGCGACATGTACAACCAGCGCTACAGCCAGCTCAAGCAGATCAACGCCAGCAACGTGGGCAAGCTGCAGGTGGCATGGACCTTCTCCACCGGCGTGCTGCGCGGCCATGAGGGCTCGCCACTGGTGGTGGACGGCAAGATGTACCTGCACTCGCCGTTCCCGAACAAGGTGTTCGCGATCGACCTCGACACGCAGAAGATCCTGTGGAAGTACGAGCCCAAGCAAGACCCGGCCGTGATTCCGCAGATGTGCTGCGACACGGTCAACCGCGGCCTGGCCTATGCCGAAGGCAAGGTCATCCTGCAGCAGGCCGACAGCAACCTGATCGCGCTCGATGCCAAGAGCGGCAAGCTGCTGTGGAGCGTGAAGAACGGCGAGCCCAAGCTCGGCGCGGTGAACACCAATGCGCCGCACGTGTTCAAGGACAAGGTCATCACCGGCATCTCCGGCGGCGAATGGGGTGTGCGCGGCTTTATCGCGGCCTACAACCTCAGCGACGGCAAGCTGGCCTGGAAGGGCTACAGCGTGGGCCCCGACAGCGAGATGCTGATCGACCCCGACCGCACCACCACCTGGACCGATGGTGCGGTCAAGCCGGTGGGCAAGGACTCCTCGCTCAAGACCTGGCAGGGCGACCAGTGGAAGATCGGCGGCGGCACCACCTGGGGCTGGTACAGCTACGACAAGGCGCTCAACGCCATGTTCTACGGCACCGGCAACCCCAGCACCTGGAACCCGGCGCAGCGCCCGGGCGACAACAAGTGGTCGATGTCGATCTGGTCGCGTGATGTCGACAGCGGCCGCGTCAACTGGGTCTATCAGATGACGCCGTTCGACGAGTGGGACTTCGACGGCATCAACGAGATGATCCTGGCCGACATCCCGGTCAAGGGCAAGATGACCAAGGCCCTGGTGCACTTCGACCGCAACGGCTTCGGCTACACCATGGACCGCACCAACGGCGCCCTGCTGGTGGCCGAGAAGTTCGATCCAGCGGTGAACTGGGCCACCCATGTGGACATGAAGTCGGGCCGGCCGCAGGTGGTGCCACGCTACTCCACGGCCAAGAACGGACCCGACGTCAACACCAAGGGCATCTGCCCGGCCGCACTGGGCAGCAAGGACCAGCAGCCGGCCTCGTTCGACCCCGAAACCAAGCTCTTCTACGTGCCGACCAACCATGTCTGCATGGACTACGAGCCGTTCAAGGTCGAGTACACCGCGGGCCAGCCGTATGTGGGCGCCACGCTGTCGATGTTCCCGGCGCCGGCCAGCCACGGCGGCATGGGCAACTACATCACCTGGGACGCCGGCACCGGCAAGATCGTGCAGAGCAAGGCCGAGAAGTTCTCGGTGTGGAGCGGATCGCTCAACACCGCAGGCGGTCTCAGCTGCTACGGCACGCTCGAGGGCTACCTGAAGTGCGTGGACAAGAAGGACATCAACAAGGAGCTGTTCAAGTTCAAGACGCCCTCCGGGATCATCGGCAACGTGTTCACCTACGAGCACAAGGGCAAGCAGTTCCTGGGCGTGTTCTCGGGCATCGGTGGCTGGGCCGGCATCGGCATGGCCGCTGGCCTCGAGAAGGACACCGACGGCCTGGGTGCCGTGGGTGGCTACCGTGAACTGAGCCAGTACACCGAACTCGGTGGCTCGCTGACCGTCTTCGCCTTGCCCAACTGA
- a CDS encoding MlaD family protein: MTEPSSTPAAPVPPAPPAPSAPPAPPTLPPAMPPEHNAGLERLAGGLLLLLVALLAASALYLLYARGAFEPTQRLVLLADDSEGVTVGMDLTFSGFPIGRVRRIELARDGNVRILVDVPRSEAHWLRQSSVFTLSRGLVGGTALRAFSGILTDPQLPDGAERRVLAGDASAEVPKLVAAVRELVANLSALTDKDAALAGMLANAATLTGRLNEPRGALGVLMGNPADADKVISALNRSNALLARIDGLAQRIDGLAAKADSLVGHADAQVFGPQGLASEAQATVVQLRGLLGDARGTLQGVDKLLAEAQGVAANTRSATADLGPLRAELEASLRKLQGLVNELNRRWPLARDTELKLP, translated from the coding sequence ATGACCGAGCCGTCCTCCACCCCCGCCGCGCCCGTGCCGCCGGCGCCACCCGCGCCATCTGCACCACCCGCGCCGCCCACGCTGCCCCCGGCCATGCCGCCCGAGCACAACGCCGGCCTCGAGCGCCTTGCCGGCGGCCTGCTGCTGCTGCTGGTGGCCTTGCTGGCGGCCTCGGCCCTGTACCTGCTGTATGCGCGCGGCGCCTTCGAGCCCACCCAGCGCCTGGTGCTGCTGGCCGATGATTCCGAGGGCGTCACGGTGGGCATGGACCTCACCTTCTCGGGCTTTCCGATCGGCCGCGTGCGGCGCATCGAGCTGGCGCGCGACGGCAATGTGCGCATCCTTGTCGACGTGCCGCGCAGCGAGGCCCACTGGCTGCGCCAGAGCAGCGTGTTCACGCTGTCGCGCGGCCTGGTGGGCGGCACCGCGTTGCGCGCCTTCAGCGGCATCCTCACCGACCCGCAGCTGCCCGATGGCGCCGAGCGCCGCGTGCTGGCCGGCGACGCCAGCGCCGAGGTGCCCAAGCTGGTGGCCGCGGTGCGCGAGCTGGTGGCCAACCTCAGCGCCCTGACCGACAAAGACGCGGCGCTGGCCGGCATGCTGGCCAATGCCGCCACGCTGACCGGCCGGCTCAACGAGCCGCGCGGCGCGCTGGGCGTGCTGATGGGCAACCCGGCCGATGCCGACAAGGTGATCAGCGCGCTGAACCGCAGCAATGCGCTGCTGGCGCGCATCGATGGCCTGGCCCAGCGCATCGACGGCCTGGCCGCCAAGGCCGACAGCCTGGTGGGCCATGCCGATGCCCAGGTGTTCGGCCCGCAAGGCCTGGCCAGCGAAGCCCAGGCCACGGTGGTGCAATTGCGCGGCCTGCTCGGCGATGCCCGCGGCACGCTGCAGGGCGTGGACAAGCTGCTGGCCGAAGCCCAGGGCGTGGCCGCCAACACCCGCAGCGCCACCGCCGACCTGGGGCCGCTGCGCGCCGAGCTGGAGGCCAGCCTGCGCAAGCTGCAAGGCCTGGTGAACGAGCTGAACCGGCGCTGGCCGCTGGCGCGCGACACCGAGCTGAAGCTGCCATGA
- a CDS encoding YncE family protein, whose product MTLRARLASSLALAAACGAAGAAPFAYITNQGSHDVSVIDLERQAVVATVPVGRSPAGVVAASGLGLVFVSNPDSRSISVIDMRRQAVVATLPAGDGPVGLDITPDGQWLLVADWYRNRLLLLPSRGQAAPREVAVGRAPAGVAAHPDGRSAWVAERDDNQVAEIDLGSGRVLRRVAVGEHPFALLHDAARQRLYALNVLSNDLSVIDTRSLTVTATIGVGRAPYGAALADGGRLLYVSNQHDDSVSVIDAQTLRPLRTLRGFGYPEGVAAHADKVYVVNWMDDDVSVLDAASGQQLRRVATGRNSRAFGAFIGAPTPP is encoded by the coding sequence ATGACGCTGCGCGCCCGCCTGGCCAGCAGCCTGGCGCTGGCCGCGGCCTGCGGCGCGGCAGGGGCGGCACCCTTTGCCTACATCACCAACCAGGGCAGCCACGATGTCTCGGTGATCGACCTCGAGCGCCAGGCCGTGGTGGCCACGGTGCCGGTGGGGCGCTCGCCGGCCGGCGTGGTGGCGGCCAGCGGGCTCGGCCTGGTGTTCGTGTCCAACCCCGACAGCCGCAGCATCTCGGTCATCGACATGCGGCGCCAGGCGGTGGTGGCCACGCTGCCCGCCGGCGACGGCCCGGTGGGCCTGGACATCACGCCCGACGGCCAGTGGCTGCTGGTGGCCGACTGGTACCGCAACCGGCTGCTGCTGCTGCCCAGCCGCGGCCAGGCGGCGCCGCGCGAAGTCGCCGTGGGCCGCGCCCCGGCCGGCGTGGCCGCCCACCCCGACGGCCGCAGCGCCTGGGTGGCCGAGCGCGACGACAACCAGGTGGCCGAGATCGATCTCGGCAGCGGCCGTGTGCTGCGCCGCGTGGCGGTGGGCGAACACCCCTTTGCGCTGCTGCACGACGCCGCGCGCCAGCGCCTGTATGCGCTGAACGTGCTGAGCAACGACCTCAGCGTGATCGACACCCGCAGCCTCACCGTGACGGCCACCATCGGCGTGGGCCGGGCGCCCTACGGTGCGGCACTGGCCGATGGTGGCCGGCTGCTGTACGTGAGCAACCAGCACGACGACAGCGTCAGCGTCATCGATGCGCAGACGCTGCGGCCGCTGCGCACGCTGCGCGGCTTTGGCTACCCCGAGGGCGTGGCCGCCCATGCCGACAAGGTCTACGTAGTGAACTGGATGGACGACGATGTGAGCGTGCTCGACGCCGCCTCGGGCCAGCAACTGCGGCGCGTGGCCACCGGCCGCAACAGCCGCGCCTTTGGTGCGTTCATCGGCGCGCCCACGCCGCCTTGA
- a CDS encoding MlaE family ABC transporter permease — MPAPTALPRPAPLRAAQRWLASWWQIVHLGALVGALLLSPSTYGRARRPLLARQVVASALPLLGWFGVVSTLLSLVIARIVLVTAASYGLSQYALGMVVRVLVLELIPLVAALFVAVRVTVPAAAQLAALRQTGALQALRQRGGDLLRDEVVPRAAAALFCMLLLAALSSVVTLVLAYLLAHGFTPWGLARFTRQVGQVFTPAVSLIFLLKTLGFGAAVAIIPLGSGLHDRTGSANPLPLELQGLVRLFAAILLIEVLSLMGNYA, encoded by the coding sequence ATGCCGGCCCCCACCGCCCTGCCCCGCCCCGCGCCGCTGCGTGCCGCGCAGCGCTGGCTGGCCAGCTGGTGGCAGATCGTGCACCTGGGCGCGCTGGTGGGGGCGCTGCTGCTCAGCCCGTCCACCTACGGCCGTGCGCGCCGGCCGCTGCTGGCGCGGCAGGTGGTGGCGTCGGCGCTGCCGCTGCTGGGCTGGTTTGGCGTGGTGTCCACGCTGCTGAGCCTGGTGATCGCGCGCATCGTGCTGGTCACCGCCGCCAGCTACGGCCTCAGCCAGTACGCGCTGGGCATGGTGGTGCGGGTGCTGGTGCTCGAACTCATTCCGCTGGTGGCGGCGCTGTTCGTGGCGGTGCGGGTCACCGTGCCGGCGGCGGCGCAACTGGCCGCGCTGCGCCAGACCGGCGCGCTGCAGGCGCTGCGCCAGCGTGGCGGCGACCTGCTGCGCGACGAGGTGGTGCCGCGCGCCGCCGCGGCGCTGTTCTGCATGCTGCTGCTGGCCGCGCTCAGCAGCGTGGTCACGCTGGTGCTGGCCTATCTGCTGGCGCATGGCTTCACGCCCTGGGGGCTGGCGCGCTTTACCCGCCAGGTGGGCCAGGTGTTCACGCCGGCCGTCTCGCTGATCTTTCTGCTCAAGACCCTGGGCTTCGGCGCCGCGGTGGCCATCATTCCGCTGGGCTCGGGCCTGCACGACCGCACGGGCAGCGCCAACCCGCTGCCGCTGGAGCTGCAGGGCCTGGTGCGGCTGTTTGCCGCCATCCTGCTGATCGAGGTGCTGTCGCTGATGGGCAACTACGCCTGA
- a CDS encoding substrate-binding domain-containing protein, translating into MRPFAAACLGLTLALAQPPVAAQEAAAEPRTALRVCQDPNNLPFSNRSGEGIENRIAEVLGKAMGLPVTYYSFPQRMAFIRNTLRYKLPGQDYPCDIVIGVPVGFDQVAVTKPYYRSTYALVYASGKGLDGVRSGEQFLALDKRVLSQLRIGVYDRSPAAEWLNRHGLVDSGVPYRTLDANPDQYPGQIIESDLAAGKIDVAIVWGPIAGYFAKRVSQPRLTVVPLKSERGVQFDYQMAMGVRHGERAWKAQVEALIDAQRGAIEAILAEYNVPLVDETFSATRP; encoded by the coding sequence ATGAGGCCCTTTGCCGCGGCATGCCTGGGCCTGACCCTGGCGCTGGCCCAGCCCCCCGTGGCCGCGCAGGAGGCAGCGGCCGAGCCGCGCACCGCGCTGCGCGTGTGCCAGGACCCGAACAACCTGCCGTTCTCCAACCGCAGCGGCGAAGGCATCGAGAACCGCATTGCCGAGGTGCTGGGCAAGGCCATGGGCCTGCCGGTGACCTACTACTCGTTTCCGCAGCGCATGGCTTTCATCCGCAACACGCTGCGCTACAAGCTGCCGGGGCAGGACTACCCTTGCGACATCGTCATCGGCGTGCCGGTCGGCTTTGACCAGGTGGCGGTGACCAAGCCCTACTACCGCTCGACCTATGCGCTGGTGTACGCGTCCGGCAAGGGCCTGGACGGCGTGCGCAGCGGCGAGCAGTTTCTGGCGCTCGACAAGCGTGTGCTGTCGCAGCTGCGCATTGGCGTGTACGACCGCTCACCGGCCGCCGAATGGCTCAACCGCCACGGCCTGGTCGACAGCGGCGTGCCCTACCGCACGCTCGACGCCAACCCCGACCAGTACCCGGGCCAGATCATCGAGAGCGATCTGGCCGCGGGCAAGATCGACGTGGCCATCGTCTGGGGCCCGATCGCCGGCTACTTTGCCAAGCGTGTGAGCCAGCCCCGGCTGACCGTGGTGCCGCTCAAGTCCGAGCGCGGCGTGCAGTTCGACTACCAGATGGCAATGGGCGTGCGCCATGGCGAGCGCGCCTGGAAGGCCCAGGTCGAGGCCCTGATCGACGCGCAGCGCGGCGCCATCGAGGCCATCCTGGCCGAGTACAACGTGCCGCTGGTCGACGAAACCTTCTCGGCGACACGGCCGTGA
- a CDS encoding transglutaminase-like domain-containing protein yields the protein MIRIELQIDLRYEIDEYGADFIFNIHAAHTPAQVVCSEQLTLSQPIATRLDTDPATRNRYLRLRALPGTLALRYLATVQLTHQFLEPAQLPEVPVGRLPPEVIGYIYPSRYCQSDRLIRLATHQFGALFTGHSRVMAIQDWVRRQVRFTSNTTNSSTSAVDTVIEQQGVCRDFAHLMIALCRAVNIPARFATGTDYGADPVLGPPDFHAYVEVYIGGRWVIFDPSGTAIPMGFVRLGTGRDAADVAVATIFGNVQSAPPLIRTTILHDLPGCVMPAHSTQALSTDAGPPPLQAQPLAPLAPYQPLAPLAP from the coding sequence ATGATCCGCATCGAGTTGCAGATCGACCTGCGCTACGAGATCGACGAGTACGGCGCCGATTTCATCTTCAACATCCACGCGGCGCACACGCCGGCCCAGGTGGTGTGCTCGGAACAGCTCACGCTGAGCCAGCCGATCGCCACCCGGCTGGACACCGACCCCGCCACCCGCAACCGCTACCTGCGGCTGCGCGCGCTGCCGGGCACGCTGGCGCTGCGCTACCTGGCCACGGTGCAGTTGACGCACCAGTTTCTCGAGCCGGCGCAGTTGCCCGAGGTGCCGGTGGGCCGACTGCCGCCCGAGGTGATCGGCTACATCTACCCCAGCCGCTACTGCCAGAGCGACCGCCTGATCCGCCTGGCCACGCACCAGTTCGGCGCGCTCTTCACCGGCCACAGCCGGGTGATGGCCATCCAGGACTGGGTGCGCCGGCAGGTGCGCTTTACCTCCAACACCACCAACTCCAGCACCTCGGCGGTGGACACGGTGATCGAGCAGCAGGGCGTGTGCCGCGACTTCGCGCACCTGATGATCGCGCTGTGCCGGGCGGTCAACATCCCGGCGCGATTTGCCACCGGCACCGATTACGGCGCCGATCCGGTGCTGGGCCCGCCCGACTTCCATGCCTATGTGGAGGTGTACATCGGCGGACGCTGGGTCATCTTCGACCCCTCGGGCACCGCCATCCCGATGGGTTTTGTGCGCCTGGGCACCGGGCGCGACGCCGCCGACGTGGCCGTGGCCACCATCTTCGGCAACGTGCAGTCGGCACCGCCGCTGATCCGCACCACCATCCTGCACGACCTGCCGGGCTGCGTGATGCCGGCGCACAGCACGCAGGCGCTCAGCACCGATGCCGGGCCGCCGCCGCTGCAGGCGCAGCCCCTGGCGCCACTGGCGCCTTACCAGCCGCTCGCGCCGCTGGCGCCGTAG